Proteins encoded by one window of Myxococcus guangdongensis:
- a CDS encoding YicC/YloC family endoribonuclease, translating into MLKSMTGFGAGRARVGDEEVSVELRSLNHKFCEVKARLPRELASLEPLVTKQVKDRLARGSVELLVKRQSSTASGTVPTVDLNLAREYLRTFRELAKELGLSQDVTWSQVANQQGVVRLEEKGVDLEAATPAVTAALDQALGALEKMRLVEGEAIHADLDARMKLLEGWSREVAQLAPRAVQDYQQRLTERVAELARGVAVDPQRLAQEVALFAERTDIAEEVTRLASHLEQFRALMASQEPTGRRMDFLVQEMHREVNTTGSKSQHADISARVVSMKAEVERIREQVQNVE; encoded by the coding sequence ATGCTGAAGAGCATGACCGGGTTTGGAGCGGGCCGCGCGCGCGTGGGCGACGAAGAGGTCTCCGTGGAGCTGCGCTCGCTCAATCACAAGTTCTGCGAGGTGAAGGCGCGGCTGCCGCGCGAGCTCGCCTCCCTCGAGCCCCTCGTCACGAAGCAGGTGAAGGACCGGCTGGCGCGTGGCTCGGTCGAGCTGCTGGTGAAGCGGCAGTCCTCCACGGCCTCTGGCACCGTTCCCACGGTGGACCTCAACCTGGCGCGCGAGTACCTGCGCACCTTCCGGGAGCTGGCCAAGGAGCTGGGCCTGTCTCAGGACGTCACCTGGTCCCAGGTGGCGAACCAGCAGGGCGTGGTCCGCCTGGAGGAGAAGGGCGTGGACCTGGAGGCCGCGACGCCCGCGGTGACGGCGGCGCTGGACCAGGCGCTCGGGGCCCTGGAGAAGATGCGGCTCGTCGAGGGCGAGGCCATCCACGCCGACCTGGACGCGCGCATGAAGCTGCTCGAGGGCTGGAGCCGGGAGGTGGCGCAGCTCGCGCCCCGCGCCGTGCAGGACTACCAGCAGCGGCTCACCGAGCGCGTGGCGGAGCTGGCGCGCGGCGTCGCGGTGGACCCGCAGCGGCTGGCCCAGGAGGTCGCGCTCTTCGCCGAGCGCACGGACATCGCCGAGGAGGTGACGCGTCTGGCCAGCCACCTCGAGCAGTTCCGCGCCCTCATGGCGAGCCAGGAGCCCACGGGCCGCCGCATGGACTTTCTCGTGCAGGAGATGCACCGCGAGGTGAACACGACGGGCTCCAAGAGCCAGCACGCGGACATCTCCGCGCGCGTGGTCTCGATGAAGGCCGAGGTCGAGCGCATCCGCGAACAGGTGCAGAACGTCGAATGA
- a CDS encoding adenylyltransferase/cytidyltransferase family protein produces the protein MSTLEKIQSLEQVAEARARWKQEGRTVALANGVFDLLHVGHVRYLEGARELADVLVVAVNSDASTRAYKGPGRPHIPENERAELVAALACTDRVIVFDDPNVRAIIRVLKPDVHVKGTDYTPDSIPEGDEVRAYGGRTAVSGDPKNHSTTELARRLGREDAK, from the coding sequence ATGAGCACCCTGGAGAAGATTCAGTCGCTCGAGCAGGTGGCGGAGGCGAGAGCCCGCTGGAAGCAGGAGGGCCGCACGGTGGCGCTCGCCAACGGCGTCTTCGACCTGCTGCACGTGGGCCACGTGCGCTACCTGGAGGGCGCGCGAGAGCTGGCGGACGTGCTGGTGGTGGCGGTGAACTCGGATGCCTCGACGCGCGCCTACAAGGGGCCTGGCAGGCCGCACATCCCGGAGAACGAGCGCGCGGAGCTGGTCGCCGCCCTCGCGTGCACGGACCGGGTCATCGTCTTCGACGACCCGAACGTCCGCGCCATCATCCGGGTGTTGAAGCCGGATGTGCACGTGAAGGGCACGGACTACACGCCTGACAGCATCCCCGAGGGTGACGAGGTCCGCGCGTACGGTGGCCGCACCGCGGTGTCGGGCGACCCGAAGAACCACAGCACCACGGAGCTGGCGCGTCGGCTCGGGCGCGAGGACGCGAAGTAG
- the gmk gene encoding guanylate kinase, which yields MSETTILPPGLLLVLSAPSGAGKTTLAHRLLRETPQANFSISVTTRRPRGKEQEGVDYHFVDVATFQAKIERGEFVEWAEVHGHFYGSPQSTVDIARANRGVAIFDIDVQGGQAIKRKHPDAVLIFVLPPSMEELERRLRDRQTDSDETIRRRMLAARSEMERGIAAYDYVVVNDDFDRAYSELKAVVVAEGCRRGRADVSRLKLGV from the coding sequence ATGAGCGAAACCACCATCCTTCCGCCCGGTCTGTTGCTCGTCCTCTCCGCCCCCTCGGGAGCGGGGAAGACCACCCTGGCCCACCGACTCCTCCGGGAGACGCCCCAGGCGAACTTCTCCATCAGCGTCACGACGCGCCGGCCCCGAGGCAAGGAGCAGGAAGGCGTCGACTACCACTTCGTGGACGTGGCCACCTTCCAGGCGAAGATCGAACGCGGTGAGTTCGTGGAGTGGGCGGAGGTCCATGGCCACTTCTACGGGAGCCCCCAGTCGACGGTGGACATCGCCCGGGCCAACCGGGGCGTGGCCATCTTCGACATCGACGTGCAGGGCGGCCAGGCCATCAAGCGCAAGCACCCGGACGCGGTCCTCATCTTCGTGCTGCCGCCCTCCATGGAGGAACTCGAGCGTCGCCTGAGGGACCGACAGACGGACTCCGACGAGACCATCCGTCGGCGCATGCTGGCGGCGCGCTCCGAGATGGAGCGGGGAATCGCCGCGTACGACTATGTGGTCGTGAATGACGACTTCGACCGGGCCTACAGTGAGCTCAAGGCCGTGGTCGTCGCCGAGGGATGCCGCCGGGGTCGCGCGGACGTCTCCCGGTTGAAGCTCGGCGTCTGA
- a CDS encoding bifunctional heptose 7-phosphate kinase/heptose 1-phosphate adenyltransferase, whose translation MAAVSPVRSSPLSSRLPLAFSRRRVLLVGDLVADHYIYGQTDRVSREAPVLIVRYESAEVKLGGGANVAANVRALTGQVTAVGVLGADEMGGELRHLFSEAGVRLHAVGGRGLATETKTRILAGGVSTTRQQMLRLDRGQHSALPPRARKALARHVEQAARDADAVVVSDYGAGVLNDEVRGVLRKLAADGLPVCVDSRYALASFSGVTVCKPNEPELEALAGRPVRSEEDLLLAGKEAVRRLGCRALLVTRGRHGMALFDADGGVDLIPVHGAKAAVDVTGAGDTVIATFSLAVAAGASFGEAARLANVAGSMVVQKPGTATVSRDELLAELRSAR comes from the coding sequence ATGGCCGCGGTCTCGCCCGTTCGCTCCTCGCCCTTGTCCTCTCGCCTGCCGCTCGCGTTCTCGCGTCGTCGTGTGCTGCTGGTCGGGGACCTCGTCGCAGACCACTACATCTACGGACAGACGGACCGGGTGAGCCGCGAGGCGCCCGTGCTCATCGTCCGTTACGAGTCCGCGGAGGTGAAGCTGGGCGGAGGCGCGAACGTCGCGGCCAACGTCCGTGCCTTGACGGGACAGGTGACGGCCGTCGGCGTGCTCGGCGCGGACGAGATGGGCGGCGAGCTGCGCCACCTGTTCTCGGAGGCGGGAGTCCGGTTGCACGCGGTGGGAGGTCGAGGCCTCGCGACGGAGACGAAGACGCGCATCCTGGCCGGAGGGGTGAGCACCACGCGGCAGCAGATGCTGCGCCTGGACCGTGGACAGCACTCCGCGTTGCCGCCCCGGGCGCGCAAGGCCCTGGCCCGACATGTCGAGCAGGCCGCTCGGGATGCGGACGCGGTGGTGGTCTCGGACTACGGCGCGGGGGTGCTGAACGATGAGGTCCGAGGCGTGCTCCGGAAGCTCGCGGCGGATGGGCTGCCGGTGTGCGTGGACAGCCGCTATGCGCTCGCGTCGTTCTCGGGGGTGACGGTGTGCAAGCCCAACGAGCCCGAGCTGGAGGCGCTCGCGGGCCGGCCCGTGCGCTCGGAGGAGGACCTGCTCCTGGCCGGGAAGGAAGCGGTGCGCCGGCTGGGGTGTCGTGCGTTGCTGGTGACGCGGGGCCGCCACGGCATGGCGCTCTTCGACGCGGACGGCGGCGTGGACCTCATCCCGGTGCACGGCGCGAAGGCCGCGGTGGACGTGACGGGCGCGGGCGACACGGTGATTGCGACCTTCTCCCTGGCGGTCGCGGCCGGAGCCTCGTTCGGCGAGGCGGCGAGGCTGGCGAACGTGGCGGGGTCCATGGTGGTGCAGAAGCCGGGGACCGCGACGGTGTCCCGGGATGAGCTGCTGGCGGAGCTGCGGAGCGCGCGATGA
- a CDS encoding glycosyltransferase family 9 protein, protein MSWHKRLELWAKLALALVASLLFWRPGRKLRPGSSLPVPRKVLLVRPDNRVGEALLTTPLLRVLKSQVHPAPEVHILVHAKVARVLANHPDADQVIAFDRRRIWSGPLAPGIRALRQANYDLVVDCANWEAPSVTSALVARLAGPRAVVVGPKIWPVTHLHSLSVPSRPDTRSEAVQRTHLLSPVAGNALARELSFREPYIRDSFRTFLEEDASNPCAVINPGGRLGPRRIPPEAFAAAARALLESGRTPIVTWGPGEEELAKAVLAGAPGARLAPPTNLDELAALMRAAGLTVCNNTGPMHLSVAVGAPTLAFFLRMDMERWGHAYGPHRMVDLTAIVDGAGGQGLEARAAEEARSFAAKLTA, encoded by the coding sequence ATGTCCTGGCACAAGCGGCTCGAGTTGTGGGCGAAGCTGGCACTCGCGCTCGTGGCGTCCCTGCTGTTCTGGCGCCCCGGCCGCAAGCTGCGCCCCGGAAGTTCCCTCCCCGTCCCCCGGAAGGTGCTGCTCGTGCGGCCCGACAACCGCGTGGGCGAGGCGCTCCTCACCACCCCCCTGCTGCGCGTCCTCAAGAGCCAGGTCCACCCCGCGCCCGAGGTCCATATCCTGGTCCACGCCAAGGTGGCCCGGGTCCTCGCCAACCACCCCGACGCGGACCAGGTCATCGCCTTCGACCGCCGACGCATCTGGTCAGGGCCCCTGGCCCCCGGCATCCGCGCGCTGCGCCAGGCGAACTACGACCTCGTGGTCGACTGCGCCAACTGGGAGGCCCCGTCCGTGACGAGCGCGCTGGTGGCGCGGCTCGCCGGCCCTCGCGCCGTGGTCGTCGGGCCCAAGATCTGGCCGGTGACGCACCTGCACTCGCTCTCCGTTCCTTCACGGCCCGACACCCGCAGCGAGGCTGTCCAGCGCACCCACCTGCTCTCCCCCGTGGCTGGCAATGCGCTGGCCCGGGAGCTGTCCTTCCGGGAGCCGTACATCCGCGACTCCTTCCGCACGTTCCTGGAGGAGGACGCCTCGAACCCGTGCGCGGTCATCAATCCTGGTGGCCGACTGGGGCCTCGGCGCATCCCCCCGGAGGCCTTCGCCGCCGCGGCGCGGGCGTTGCTGGAGTCGGGCCGCACGCCCATCGTGACGTGGGGGCCCGGAGAGGAAGAGCTCGCGAAGGCCGTGCTCGCCGGCGCGCCCGGGGCTCGACTGGCGCCGCCCACCAACCTGGATGAGCTCGCGGCCCTGATGCGCGCCGCGGGCCTCACCGTGTGCAACAACACGGGGCCCATGCACCTGTCCGTCGCCGTGGGTGCGCCGACGTTGGCGTTCTTCCTCCGGATGGACATGGAGCGCTGGGGCCACGCCTATGGCCCCCACCGCATGGTCGACCTCACGGCCATCGTCGATGGCGCGGGTGGACAGGGGCTCGAGGCTCGCGCCGCCGAAGAGGCGCGGTCCTTCGCCGCGAAGCTCACCGCGTAG
- a CDS encoding Trm112 family protein: protein MDAGLLAVLGCPRCKGALVVLGTGATERLHCAACRAWWPVKDGVPQLLPELMTREDAPTR, encoded by the coding sequence ATGGATGCCGGGCTCCTGGCGGTGCTGGGCTGCCCCCGATGCAAGGGGGCGCTCGTCGTCCTGGGGACTGGCGCCACGGAGCGGCTCCACTGCGCGGCCTGCCGGGCCTGGTGGCCCGTGAAGGACGGCGTGCCGCAGCTGCTTCCCGAGCTGATGACTCGGGAGGACGCTCCTACGCGGTGA